One stretch of Acidobacteriota bacterium DNA includes these proteins:
- a CDS encoding ROK family protein: MNSNNPSGTDFSNNKYKVLAIDIGGTNVKLLASGQKEMRKVPSGPTLTAREMVSQVKAAVEDWPYEVISIGYPGPVVQGRPISEPFNLAPGWVKFDFRKAFGKPVKVINDAAMQALGSYKKGRMLFLGLGTGLGSAMIVDGVLQPMELAHLPYKKGRTYEDYLGRRGLERLGQKKWQKNVFEAVVQLRQAVQADDVVLGGGNAKKLTDLPAGVRLGSNNNAFLGGFRMWQDESVRHGIVRTAGSK; encoded by the coding sequence ATGAACTCCAACAATCCATCCGGAACAGACTTCTCAAACAACAAATATAAAGTGCTGGCTATCGATATCGGCGGCACCAACGTGAAGCTGCTGGCCAGCGGACAAAAAGAAATGCGCAAGGTTCCTTCTGGCCCGACCCTCACCGCGCGCGAGATGGTGAGCCAGGTAAAGGCCGCTGTGGAGGACTGGCCTTACGAGGTCATCTCCATCGGCTATCCCGGACCGGTTGTGCAGGGCCGTCCCATCAGCGAGCCCTTCAATCTCGCACCAGGATGGGTCAAGTTTGATTTCCGAAAAGCCTTTGGTAAGCCTGTCAAGGTCATCAACGACGCCGCCATGCAAGCCCTCGGCAGCTACAAAAAAGGCCGAATGCTCTTTCTCGGACTCGGTACCGGATTGGGATCGGCGATGATCGTCGACGGCGTCCTGCAACCCATGGAACTCGCCCATCTTCCCTACAAGAAAGGACGCACGTATGAGGACTACCTCGGCCGGCGCGGCCTCGAACGCCTCGGCCAAAAGAAGTGGCAAAAGAATGTCTTCGAAGCCGTGGTGCAATTGCGGCAAGCGGTTCAAGCCGACGACGTCGTCTTAGGCGGCGGCAACGCCAAAAAGCTAACCGATCTCCCCGCCGGAGTGCGCCTCGGAAGCAACAACAACGCCTTCCTCGGCGGCTTCCGCATGTGGCAGGACGAAAGCGTACGCCACGGCATTGTTCGGACCGCGGGCTCCAAGTAG
- a CDS encoding hydroxypyruvate isomerase, with protein sequence MTRFAANLSSLFTELIFPERFEAAAKHGFTAVEYLFPYDYSKEDLAELLKQFDLQQVMFNLPSGNWEAGERGLACDPRRISEFKEGLEMAIDYAIALDCKRLNCLPGIMPRDSCPLTIHETLVGNLQHAATRLAQLNIKLLIEPINVYDNPNFFLHRSSHALAIMNEVNHPNLFLLYDVYHMQITEGNLASTIAENIPRIGHLQVADVPGRNEPGTGEINFNYLFRHLDAMGYEGWVGCQYNPLLTTEEGLQWFAQYQTESSPV encoded by the coding sequence ATGACCAGATTCGCTGCGAATCTTTCAAGTTTATTCACCGAACTTATCTTTCCAGAGCGCTTCGAGGCGGCAGCTAAACATGGGTTCACTGCCGTTGAGTATTTATTTCCCTACGATTACTCAAAAGAAGATCTTGCTGAGCTACTGAAACAGTTCGATCTCCAGCAAGTGATGTTTAATCTGCCTTCGGGGAATTGGGAGGCCGGCGAGCGTGGTCTGGCCTGCGATCCGCGCCGCATTTCAGAATTTAAAGAGGGCCTGGAAATGGCAATTGACTATGCCATAGCTCTCGACTGCAAGAGATTGAACTGTCTCCCCGGCATCATGCCACGCGACAGTTGTCCTCTCACTATTCATGAAACTTTGGTAGGAAACTTACAGCATGCGGCCACGCGGTTGGCTCAGCTCAATATCAAGCTGCTGATTGAGCCTATTAATGTGTACGACAACCCTAACTTCTTTCTCCATCGGTCATCACATGCTCTCGCAATTATGAACGAGGTGAATCATCCCAATCTGTTTCTGCTGTATGACGTCTATCACATGCAGATTACCGAGGGGAACCTTGCCAGCACGATTGCGGAAAACATCCCGCGCATCGGTCATCTGCAGGTTGCGGATGTGCCTGGACGCAACGAGCCCGGCACTGGCGAAATCAACTTCAATTACCTCTTCCGGCATCTAGATGCGATGGGCTATGAGGGTTGGGTCGGTTGCCAATACAATCCGCTGCTTACCACCGAAGAAGGCCTGCAGTGGTTCGCACAGTATCAGACTGAGTCGAGTCCTGTGTAG
- a CDS encoding P-II family nitrogen regulator (indirectly regulates nitrogen metabolism; at high nitrogen levels P-II prevents the phosphorylation of NR-I, the transcriptional activator of the glutamine synthetase gene (glnA); at low nitrogen levels P-II is uridylylated to form PII-UMP and interacts with an adenylyltransferase (GlnE) that activates GlnA), protein MTKVEAIIQPSVFESVKDVLTELGVEGMTVADVRGHGRQKGHTATYRGREYSVDLLPKIKLEVVVEDETVDSVVDAIVKTAATGRIGDGKIFLYKVDEAIRIRNYERGVAAL, encoded by the coding sequence ATGACTAAAGTCGAGGCGATTATTCAACCGTCGGTCTTTGAGAGCGTCAAGGACGTTCTCACGGAGTTAGGCGTTGAGGGAATGACCGTAGCTGACGTCCGGGGGCATGGGCGGCAGAAGGGACACACGGCCACATATCGTGGTCGGGAATATTCTGTGGACCTGTTGCCGAAGATCAAGCTGGAGGTTGTGGTGGAAGATGAAACGGTGGACTCTGTCGTCGACGCCATCGTAAAAACTGCCGCGACCGGACGTATTGGAGATGGTAAGATCTTTCTCTACAAAGTGGATGAGGCGATTCGCATTCGCAATTACGAGCGTGGAGTAGCGGCGTTGTAG
- a CDS encoding DNA polymerase I translates to MSFIFRAYHAMQRQRPMSTRTGIPTAATFVFVNMLNKLRDDFHPQYLAAVFDVSAPTFRDEQAKAIASVKKYDSKTQTYQEIAYGGYKANRKEMPHDLAQQLPYIRRALEAYRIPILEQPGFEADDVIGTLAHKAVAAGYPVYVVSSDKDMLQLVSDSICVLNPPKDNLICDAAKVEEILGVGPQQVIDVMALRGDSIDNIPGAPGIGDKGSVELIKRFGSVENLLNHAEEVEKKTYRESLLNNRDVVLRSKELVTIDTNVPVHLNVETMQAQEPDYEACRLLFNELEFTTLLKNFVQTTDQANVEYGALNSEAQLQELLKQAKGGEIGIVICAPPTTSAGTEQKEEEEPELPLLNIKQQGCDPVELAISVEQNKAASVRLGDNGLTEALRNVLADRSIPKSVHDYKSALRMLSRFAAQTKSPGPTAAEPQPRAAVPQEKTELPLAGVRDDVMLFSYLLNPTYSSHTLPEVALRRFNLQLSGMTAEAADLTLRLARTLRQQVEDEAGLINVYDTIDLPLAPVLARMESAGVKIDTAALGHMAVDLEKQCDARAKEIHALAGEEFNVNSPRQLGEVLFNKLGLPKPVKYGKGKMISTAVDVLEDLAAEHEIAGKVLGFRQLSKLKSTYVDSLPMLVDPQSGRVHTTFNAAATATGRLSSTNPNLQNIPIRTELGREIRSAFIAEPGNVLLAADYSQIELRLLAHFSDDPLLVEAYRREDDIHQLTASEVFGVPPMLITAEHRSRAKAVNFGIVYGISPFGLAAQLGIDQKEAKKYIETYFERYKGVRAFIERVLDETRREQRVRTLFGRVRPIPDINSKNANMRGFAERTAVNTPLQGTAADVIKLAMIKIDAELSHRKLRSRMTLQVHDELVFEVPEKEIDTMRELVCEHMQNVYPFKVPLMVDIGVGHNWRDLQ, encoded by the coding sequence ATGTCCTTTATTTTCAGGGCATACCACGCCATGCAGCGGCAGCGCCCGATGTCGACACGCACTGGGATTCCGACCGCGGCAACATTTGTCTTCGTGAACATGCTGAACAAGCTGCGCGATGACTTTCATCCCCAGTATCTTGCGGCTGTTTTTGACGTTTCCGCGCCAACGTTTCGTGATGAACAGGCGAAGGCGATCGCCTCGGTCAAGAAGTATGACAGCAAAACGCAGACATACCAGGAGATCGCTTACGGCGGCTACAAGGCTAATCGCAAGGAGATGCCGCACGATCTGGCGCAGCAGCTTCCCTACATTCGGCGCGCGCTTGAGGCATACCGTATTCCCATTTTGGAACAGCCGGGATTCGAAGCCGACGACGTAATCGGCACGCTGGCGCATAAGGCAGTGGCAGCGGGATATCCCGTGTACGTCGTCTCCAGCGACAAGGACATGCTGCAGCTCGTCAGCGACAGCATCTGCGTCTTGAATCCCCCAAAGGACAATCTGATTTGCGACGCGGCCAAGGTCGAGGAAATTCTGGGTGTCGGTCCGCAGCAGGTTATCGATGTAATGGCCTTGCGCGGCGACTCCATCGATAACATTCCCGGCGCGCCGGGAATCGGCGACAAAGGATCGGTTGAGCTGATCAAGCGCTTTGGATCGGTCGAGAACCTCCTCAATCATGCCGAGGAGGTAGAGAAGAAGACATACCGTGAATCGCTGCTGAATAATCGCGACGTTGTCCTGCGCAGCAAGGAGCTAGTCACGATCGATACCAACGTTCCTGTGCATCTGAATGTCGAAACCATGCAGGCGCAGGAGCCCGATTACGAAGCTTGCCGCCTACTCTTCAATGAGCTTGAGTTCACCACGCTGCTGAAGAACTTCGTACAGACGACTGATCAGGCGAACGTCGAATACGGCGCACTCAATAGCGAGGCACAACTCCAAGAGCTGCTCAAGCAAGCCAAAGGTGGCGAGATTGGAATCGTAATCTGTGCTCCGCCCACAACGTCAGCCGGCACGGAGCAAAAAGAAGAAGAAGAGCCGGAGCTTCCGCTGCTCAACATAAAGCAACAGGGCTGCGATCCAGTGGAGCTCGCCATCTCGGTCGAGCAGAACAAGGCAGCCAGCGTTCGACTTGGCGATAACGGTCTCACCGAGGCGCTTCGAAATGTTCTGGCAGATCGGTCGATTCCCAAATCGGTACACGACTACAAGTCTGCTCTTCGCATGCTCTCCAGGTTTGCTGCACAAACAAAATCCCCTGGGCCAACCGCTGCAGAGCCACAGCCGAGGGCGGCTGTGCCGCAGGAGAAAACTGAGCTTCCGCTGGCTGGGGTGCGGGATGACGTGATGCTCTTCTCCTATCTGCTGAATCCGACCTACAGCAGCCACACCTTGCCCGAAGTTGCTTTGCGCCGATTCAACTTGCAGCTTTCAGGAATGACGGCAGAAGCTGCCGACCTGACCCTTCGGCTCGCTCGCACACTGCGGCAGCAGGTCGAGGATGAGGCCGGCCTCATCAATGTCTACGACACCATCGACCTTCCTCTTGCTCCAGTGCTGGCGCGGATGGAATCAGCCGGCGTGAAGATTGACACGGCGGCTCTGGGCCATATGGCAGTCGATCTCGAGAAGCAGTGTGATGCCAGAGCAAAGGAGATCCACGCTCTCGCTGGAGAAGAGTTCAACGTCAACTCTCCCCGGCAGCTTGGCGAGGTGCTCTTCAACAAGCTTGGGCTGCCCAAGCCAGTGAAGTATGGAAAAGGCAAGATGATCTCGACCGCAGTCGACGTTCTGGAAGACTTGGCTGCCGAGCACGAGATTGCAGGTAAAGTCCTCGGCTTCCGCCAGCTCTCGAAGCTGAAGTCAACCTATGTGGACTCGCTGCCAATGCTTGTCGATCCGCAGAGCGGACGCGTCCATACGACCTTCAACGCGGCAGCGACCGCCACCGGCCGGCTTTCGTCAACAAACCCGAATCTGCAAAACATTCCCATTCGCACCGAGCTTGGCCGCGAAATTCGTTCGGCGTTCATTGCGGAGCCAGGCAACGTACTCCTCGCCGCCGACTATTCGCAGATTGAGCTGCGCTTACTGGCCCATTTCTCCGACGATCCACTGCTGGTCGAAGCCTACCGCCGCGAAGACGATATCCATCAGCTCACCGCAAGCGAAGTCTTTGGCGTTCCGCCGATGTTGATCACCGCCGAGCATCGCAGCCGCGCCAAGGCTGTGAACTTCGGAATCGTCTACGGCATATCGCCTTTCGGTCTTGCTGCCCAGCTGGGAATCGATCAGAAAGAGGCAAAGAAGTACATCGAGACTTACTTCGAGCGCTACAAAGGCGTGCGTGCCTTCATCGAGCGCGTCCTCGACGAGACCCGCCGCGAACAGCGCGTGCGCACTCTGTTCGGCCGGGTTCGCCCCATCCCCGACATCAACAGCAAAAACGCCAACATGCGCGGTTTCGCCGAGCGCACGGCGGTGAATACGCCACTGCAAGGCACCGCTGCCGACGTGATCAAGCTCGCGATGATCAAGATCGACGCCGAACTCTCGCATCGCAAACTGCGCTCCCGGATGACGCTCCAGGTGCACGATGAACTCGTCTTTGAAGTCCCGGAAAAGGAAATCGATACCATGCGCGAACTGGTCTGCGAGCACATGCAGAACGTGTACCCATTCAAAGTGCCGCTTATGGTGGACATTGGTGTAGGGCACAATTGGCGCGACTTGCAATAG
- a CDS encoding trehalase translates to MAQSADAQGTASSHPLSAAQVKELKDYIHSAWTTLRRSQTECGSLVDTKLTTKPVLYIPADIPTPPAVQALESKCGNRVVKLPRPIQKMGDVKVSEVQPPGLLYLPNPYVVPGGRFNEMYGWDSYFIIRGLVQDGMLELAGNMIDNFFFEIEHYGAILNANRTYYFTRSQPPFLTSMILDFYQAAQKQSKPLADQKWLARAYAYAVRDHQLWTQEPKLAGNTGLSRYFDLGEGPVPEMGDDPTYYSDVTSSLLAIDDDAAQGYVGSDGDRRSAQTGPQFQVEVCAIQDATTSGARHCSEAKRVSLARDYYKGDRAMRESGFDISFRFGPYSGSTHHYAPVCLNSLLYKAEQDLAQMAEMLGRSEEAAKWKQVAENRKQAVNKYFWNAQAGMYFDYDFLHDRQSNYYYATTFYPLWAGLASPEQAQAVARNLSHFEHAGGIAMSDRVTGMQWDLPYGWAPLQLIPVEGLRRYGFNQEADRIAEEFVSDVYDNFKRDQTIREKYDVTTRSTQAQVSAGYKTNVVGFGWTNGVSLVLLNSK, encoded by the coding sequence ATGGCGCAGTCAGCGGACGCTCAGGGTACTGCCAGTTCACATCCGCTGAGCGCGGCACAGGTCAAAGAGCTCAAAGACTACATCCATTCTGCCTGGACTACCCTTCGCCGCTCCCAGACTGAATGCGGCTCCCTGGTCGACACCAAACTAACCACCAAGCCGGTGCTGTACATACCAGCCGATATCCCGACGCCGCCGGCCGTTCAAGCGCTCGAATCGAAGTGCGGCAACCGCGTAGTAAAGCTGCCACGGCCGATTCAGAAGATGGGCGACGTGAAAGTCTCAGAAGTTCAACCGCCGGGGCTCTTGTATCTGCCGAATCCGTACGTTGTCCCGGGCGGACGGTTCAACGAGATGTACGGTTGGGACAGCTACTTCATCATCCGCGGCCTGGTGCAAGACGGCATGCTCGAGCTGGCCGGCAACATGATCGACAACTTCTTCTTCGAGATCGAGCATTACGGCGCCATTCTCAACGCGAATCGGACGTATTACTTCACGCGCTCGCAGCCGCCGTTTCTTACCTCGATGATCCTGGATTTCTATCAGGCGGCGCAGAAACAATCGAAGCCACTCGCGGACCAGAAATGGCTTGCCCGCGCCTACGCCTATGCCGTCCGCGATCACCAGCTCTGGACGCAGGAGCCGAAGCTCGCGGGAAACACCGGCCTCTCTCGCTACTTCGATCTCGGGGAAGGTCCGGTTCCTGAAATGGGAGATGATCCTACCTACTACTCCGACGTAACCAGCAGCTTGCTCGCCATAGACGACGACGCTGCCCAAGGATACGTAGGCTCAGATGGCGACAGGAGGTCAGCGCAGACCGGTCCTCAGTTCCAGGTTGAGGTCTGCGCAATCCAGGACGCAACCACCTCCGGAGCGCGGCATTGCTCGGAAGCCAAACGCGTAAGCCTGGCTCGTGATTATTACAAGGGCGATCGCGCAATGCGCGAGTCAGGATTCGATATCTCGTTCCGTTTTGGGCCGTACAGCGGATCCACTCATCACTATGCTCCCGTTTGCCTGAACAGCTTGCTTTATAAAGCCGAGCAGGATCTCGCGCAAATGGCAGAGATGCTGGGACGATCGGAGGAGGCGGCCAAATGGAAGCAAGTCGCCGAAAACCGGAAACAGGCGGTCAACAAATATTTCTGGAACGCGCAGGCAGGAATGTACTTCGATTACGACTTCCTGCATGACCGCCAGTCGAACTACTACTACGCCACCACCTTCTATCCGCTCTGGGCCGGCCTCGCGAGTCCTGAACAGGCGCAAGCCGTGGCGCGCAATCTAAGTCACTTCGAACATGCCGGCGGCATTGCGATGAGCGATCGCGTCACCGGCATGCAATGGGATCTGCCGTATGGTTGGGCACCGCTGCAGTTGATTCCCGTAGAGGGACTACGGCGCTACGGATTCAATCAAGAGGCTGACCGTATCGCGGAAGAGTTCGTCTCCGACGTCTACGACAACTTCAAGCGCGATCAGACGATTCGCGAGAAATATGACGTAACTACGCGCTCCACTCAGGCCCAGGTCTCAGCCGGGTACAAGACGAACGTCGTAGGATTTGGCTGGACCAACGGCGTGAGCCTGGTGCTCCTAAATTCAAAATAG
- a CDS encoding ammonium transporter, with amino-acid sequence MKRQPTKLSLSAKLSRLSGRMRDPEWRRYGRLLLAGKAIGIGLVLLIVAFSAGLLGTRVLAAETGVKAADIVNPINTVWTLVAAFLVFGMQVGFTMLEAGFCRARETVNVLMECIVDTCLCGLLFYAFGFAFMFSHGNGFIGYHWFFLRDAPATYEASGVAFMAFWLFQFAFADTCSTITSGAMVGRTGFVGDLLYSVAVSGFIYPIIGHWAWGPDGFLALMGSPGQFLPGLGMGFHDFAGSTVVHTIGGFIALAGAIVLGPRLGRKFKRDGGAPMLPHDLVIAASGGLLLWFGWYGFNPGSTLSAMDFEGIGRVATNTTLAACAAGLTAMAYAYLGSKKWDVGFTINGFLAGLVAITCPCYWVSPTGSILLGGVAGVLVVLGVELLEWLRIDDPIGAVPVHGLCGIWGTLSLGLFACGKYGATGPLAPDNSAALKGLFYGGGTQVLKAQALGSLIITVCTFSVALAVMYLVNATGTLRVSKEGELYGLDLHEHGISAYPEYVISSLSRPSGVAVQPQVLDLEPMPIHTVSRVASGD; translated from the coding sequence ATGAAAAGACAACCAACAAAGCTGTCTCTATCGGCTAAATTATCCCGCCTGTCCGGCAGAATGCGAGATCCTGAGTGGCGGCGCTACGGAAGGCTCTTGCTTGCCGGGAAGGCGATCGGCATCGGCTTGGTTTTGTTGATCGTCGCATTTAGCGCGGGCTTGCTCGGCACACGAGTGCTCGCGGCGGAAACCGGAGTTAAGGCTGCAGACATCGTCAATCCCATCAATACGGTGTGGACGCTGGTTGCTGCTTTCCTGGTATTCGGCATGCAGGTAGGCTTCACCATGCTCGAGGCCGGCTTTTGTCGAGCGCGCGAAACCGTAAACGTGTTGATGGAATGTATTGTTGACACCTGTCTCTGCGGCCTCCTCTTCTATGCCTTTGGTTTTGCCTTCATGTTCAGCCACGGCAACGGCTTCATCGGATATCACTGGTTCTTCCTGAGAGACGCTCCCGCAACTTATGAGGCCAGCGGAGTCGCCTTCATGGCCTTCTGGCTCTTCCAGTTTGCTTTTGCAGATACCTGTTCAACAATCACCTCAGGGGCAATGGTCGGGCGCACAGGATTTGTTGGAGACCTGCTTTACAGTGTCGCCGTTTCCGGCTTCATTTATCCGATCATCGGCCACTGGGCCTGGGGACCTGACGGTTTCCTGGCTCTGATGGGAAGCCCCGGGCAGTTCCTTCCCGGATTGGGAATGGGATTTCACGACTTTGCCGGATCTACTGTGGTGCACACAATCGGCGGCTTCATCGCTTTGGCCGGCGCAATCGTGCTGGGTCCTCGCCTTGGCCGCAAGTTCAAGCGCGATGGCGGAGCTCCGATGCTGCCGCACGATCTGGTCATCGCCGCCAGTGGCGGACTTCTCCTTTGGTTCGGTTGGTACGGCTTCAATCCCGGCAGCACATTATCGGCAATGGATTTTGAAGGAATCGGCAGAGTGGCTACGAACACCACGCTCGCGGCGTGCGCGGCGGGTTTGACCGCCATGGCTTACGCTTACCTCGGCAGCAAGAAATGGGATGTGGGTTTCACCATAAACGGATTTCTTGCAGGCTTGGTGGCAATTACGTGTCCGTGTTATTGGGTCAGCCCGACTGGATCGATTCTTCTCGGCGGTGTCGCTGGTGTGCTGGTAGTGCTCGGCGTCGAACTGCTGGAATGGCTGAGGATCGATGATCCCATTGGAGCTGTGCCTGTTCATGGCTTGTGCGGCATCTGGGGAACACTCTCATTAGGGCTATTCGCTTGCGGAAAATATGGAGCCACGGGGCCACTCGCTCCTGATAATTCTGCGGCCCTGAAGGGACTCTTCTACGGCGGGGGAACGCAAGTTCTGAAGGCGCAAGCACTGGGCAGTTTGATCATTACCGTGTGCACTTTCTCGGTCGCGTTAGCAGTAATGTACCTGGTAAACGCTACCGGAACATTACGGGTATCCAAAGAAGGCGAGCTTTACGGGTTGGATTTGCACGAACACGGGATTTCCGCCTACCCAGAGTACGTGATCTCCTCTTTATCGCGTCCTTCCGGCGTAGCAGTTCAGCCGCAGGTACTCGATCTGGAACCGATGCCAATCCACACTGTCAGCCGAGTAGCAAGTGGCGATTGA
- a CDS encoding porin — protein sequence MKSYNRLVTRILVFSTLLCSPVLSRAQSDTDSKPAALNSRIEELQRELDDLRSQMAALKEAPAHPAGSGSSAASLASSSGATSIASLLGPTTLSGFVDMYYGYNANQPVSRSSGFRSFDALSNQFALNLVELVVDKTPEVTNSRTGYHIALGYGQAINAVNGSDPGGLGFDQYLKEAYFSYLAPVGKGLQVDFGKFVTPAGAEVIETKDNWNYSRGLLFSYAIPYYHFGVRAKYAFNDKYSLTGYVTNGWNNVVENNTGKTYGMSLGWNPTKKLSIAENYMAGPEQGVNSNWRQLWDTVVTYSATSKLTLMANTDYGRGDRIAGVVNPVFWTGVAGYVKYAPTEKYAFATRYEYYNDHDGFTTGTQQHFNGITGTFQRMVASHILTRLEFRRDTSSQPTFAKGNNLPVKAQNTATAGLVFMFDSREAK from the coding sequence ATGAAGAGTTACAACCGTCTCGTCACGCGCATACTTGTGTTTTCAACGCTCCTGTGTTCTCCGGTTCTCTCGCGGGCGCAAAGCGATACCGATTCCAAACCCGCGGCTTTAAATAGCCGCATCGAGGAACTGCAGAGAGAGCTTGACGACCTTCGCTCTCAAATGGCAGCTCTCAAGGAAGCCCCTGCTCATCCAGCCGGCTCAGGTTCATCAGCTGCGTCGTTGGCCTCCAGCAGCGGTGCTACTTCGATTGCGAGTTTGCTTGGTCCTACGACCCTGAGCGGGTTTGTCGACATGTATTACGGCTACAACGCTAATCAACCAGTGAGTCGCAGCAGCGGATTTCGCAGCTTCGACGCGCTTTCGAATCAATTCGCTCTGAATCTGGTTGAGCTTGTCGTGGACAAGACGCCCGAGGTTACCAATAGCCGAACCGGTTATCACATCGCGCTCGGGTACGGACAGGCGATTAACGCCGTCAACGGATCCGATCCTGGCGGACTCGGTTTCGATCAATATCTCAAAGAAGCTTATTTCTCATATCTCGCACCAGTAGGGAAGGGACTCCAGGTAGATTTCGGAAAGTTCGTAACTCCAGCGGGAGCCGAGGTCATCGAAACCAAGGATAACTGGAATTATTCGCGCGGTCTGCTCTTCTCGTATGCGATTCCCTATTACCACTTTGGCGTACGGGCGAAGTATGCGTTTAACGACAAATACTCCCTCACTGGTTACGTGACCAACGGCTGGAACAATGTCGTGGAAAACAACACCGGCAAGACCTATGGCATGAGCCTTGGTTGGAATCCGACAAAGAAGTTGAGCATTGCAGAGAATTACATGGCGGGCCCTGAGCAGGGCGTGAATTCTAACTGGCGCCAGCTTTGGGACACCGTTGTCACCTACTCCGCTACTTCAAAGCTGACGCTGATGGCCAACACTGATTACGGCCGTGGCGACCGTATTGCCGGAGTTGTGAATCCTGTCTTCTGGACTGGAGTTGCCGGGTACGTGAAGTACGCGCCCACCGAGAAGTATGCGTTTGCAACCCGGTATGAGTACTACAACGATCATGATGGCTTCACCACTGGCACTCAGCAGCACTTCAACGGAATTACGGGAACGTTTCAGCGTATGGTGGCGAGCCATATCCTCACTCGTCTGGAGTTTCGGCGCGATACATCGAGCCAGCCAACTTTCGCGAAGGGTAACAACTTGCCGGTAAAAGCGCAGAACACGGCTACTGCTGGACTCGTCTTCATGTTCGACAGCAGGGAAGCTAAGTAG